In Bacillus cereus ATCC 14579, a single window of DNA contains:
- a CDS encoding zinc-dependent alcohol dehydrogenase family protein has protein sequence MKAQIIHSFGGSSVFQLEEVSKPKLLPGHVLIDVKATSVNPIDTKMRSGAVSAVAPEFPAILHGDVAGIVIEVGEGVSKFKCGDEVYGCAGGFKETGGALAEFMLADARLIAHKPKSLTMEAAAALPLVAITAWESLFDRANIKSGQNVLIHGATGGVGHVAIQLAKWAGAKVFTTASQQNKMEIAHRLGADIAINYKEESVQEYVQKHTNGNGFEVIFDTVGGKNLDNSFEAAAVNGTVVTIAARSTHDLSPLHAKGLSLHVTFMALKILHTDKRDACREILTKLTQIVEEGHLRPLLDSKTFTFDEVAQAHEYLESNKAIGKIVLKNVW, from the coding sequence ATGAAAGCACAAATTATCCATTCTTTTGGGGGTTCATCTGTATTTCAATTAGAAGAAGTTTCAAAACCAAAACTTTTACCAGGTCATGTTCTAATCGATGTAAAAGCAACAAGTGTAAATCCAATCGATACAAAAATGCGTAGTGGTGCCGTTTCAGCAGTCGCTCCTGAGTTTCCAGCTATATTACACGGCGATGTAGCTGGTATTGTTATTGAAGTAGGAGAAGGTGTTTCGAAATTTAAATGTGGGGATGAAGTATACGGATGTGCCGGAGGTTTTAAAGAAACTGGAGGTGCACTTGCAGAATTTATGCTTGCTGATGCACGATTAATTGCTCACAAACCTAAAAGTTTAACAATGGAAGCAGCAGCTGCTCTACCATTGGTTGCAATTACAGCTTGGGAATCTTTATTTGATCGTGCAAATATTAAATCAGGTCAAAATGTGCTCATTCATGGAGCTACTGGTGGCGTAGGACACGTAGCCATTCAATTAGCTAAATGGGCTGGTGCTAAAGTTTTTACAACTGCTTCTCAGCAGAACAAAATGGAAATAGCCCATCGTCTAGGAGCCGACATAGCTATTAACTATAAAGAAGAATCTGTTCAAGAATATGTGCAAAAACATACGAATGGCAACGGATTTGAAGTTATATTTGATACAGTAGGTGGCAAGAATCTCGATAACTCTTTCGAAGCTGCTGCAGTCAACGGAACTGTCGTAACAATTGCAGCTCGTTCAACCCATGACCTCTCTCCTTTACACGCAAAAGGACTCTCTCTGCACGTTACTTTTATGGCGTTAAAAATATTACATACAGATAAACGTGACGCTTGCCGGGAAATTTTAACTAAACTAACGCAAATAGTAGAAGAGGGACACCTTCGACCATTACTAGATTCGAAAACTTTTACGTTTGATGAAGTTGCACAAGCACATGAATATTTGGAATCAAATAAAGCAATTGGGAAAATAGTGTTGAAAAACGTTTGGTAA
- a CDS encoding SDR family NAD(P)-dependent oxidoreductase produces the protein MHMQLKGKTALVTGSTAGIGKAIATSLVAEGATVLINGRREENVNQTINEIRAQYPEAILQPVVADLGIEQGCQNVIEKYPEVEGEIENLGIFEPVEYFDIPDEDWFKLFEVNIMSGVRLTRSYLKKMIERKEGRVIFIASEAAIMPSQEMAHYSATKTMQLSLSRSLAELTTGTNVTVNTIMPGSTLTEGVETMLNSLYPNEQLTIEEAEKRFMKENRPTSIIQRLIRPEEIANLVTFLSSPLSSAINGSALRIDGGLVRSVF, from the coding sequence ATGCATATGCAATTAAAAGGGAAAACAGCACTGGTTACTGGATCTACGGCAGGCATTGGAAAAGCAATTGCCACTTCATTAGTAGCGGAAGGAGCTACTGTACTTATTAATGGACGCCGTGAAGAAAATGTTAATCAAACGATAAACGAAATTCGAGCGCAGTATCCGGAGGCTATCCTTCAACCTGTAGTAGCTGATTTAGGAATAGAACAAGGGTGCCAAAACGTGATTGAAAAGTACCCTGAAGTAGAGGGTGAAATTGAGAACTTAGGAATTTTTGAACCTGTAGAATATTTTGATATCCCTGATGAAGATTGGTTTAAATTGTTTGAAGTCAATATTATGAGTGGTGTTCGGCTTACTCGCTCGTACTTGAAAAAAATGATTGAAAGAAAAGAAGGAAGAGTTATCTTTATTGCTAGCGAAGCAGCTATTATGCCATCTCAAGAAATGGCTCACTATAGTGCGACTAAAACGATGCAACTTTCACTTTCTCGCAGTTTAGCTGAGCTGACGACAGGAACGAATGTGACTGTTAATACTATCATGCCTGGTTCGACTTTAACGGAAGGAGTGGAGACTATGTTAAATAGTCTTTATCCTAATGAGCAATTGACAATAGAAGAAGCTGAGAAGCGATTTATGAAAGAGAATCGACCAACCTCTATTATTCAAAGACTTATTCGTCCAGAAGAAATTGCCAATCTTGTCACTTTCTTAAGCAGCCCACTTTCTTCAGCGATTAATGGTTCCGCGTTGCGAATAGACGGGGGATTAGTACGTAGTGTATTTTAA
- a CDS encoding M4 family metallopeptidase — protein MNNFVKVGLTTGVVLSAIMPYGGVHAATEDLKVDTKEDTFRTGNLTAPSQNSAENVAKDALKGKTEQALSSKQVNTESKVNYNVTQSRKSYDGTTLVRLQQTYEGRDVYGYQLTAHINDDGVLTSVSGDSAQDLQQQEDLKQPITLSEEDAKKQLFNIYGNDLTFIEEPEIKQVVYVDENTNKATNAYQITFSASTPEYVSGTVLIDAFGGNLLKELVQKLGIQVDSSIVQSATVNKSQDPSKLTGTGKDDLGINRTFGITQRSDGTYMLADYSRGKGIETYTANYKDYNNYRRNVWGYLDDLVTSNSTNFTDPKAVSAHYLATKVYDFYQEKYGRNSFDNNGQKVISVVHGWNTNGTNKGNPKQWFNAFSNGAMLVYGDPIVRAFDVAGHEFTHAVTRNESGLEYAGEAGAINEALSDILGVAVEKYANNGKFNWTMGEQSGRIFRDMKNPSSISSRYPEDYRHYNNLPIDADHDHGGVHTNSSIINKVAYLIASGGNHNGVNVHGIGEDKMFDIFYYANTDELNMTSDFKELKEACIHVATNLYGKDSLEVQAVQQAFKAAYI, from the coding sequence ATGAATAATTTCGTAAAGGTAGGTTTAACTACAGGAGTGGTGTTATCGGCGATTATGCCTTATGGAGGAGTACATGCGGCAACAGAAGATTTAAAAGTGGACACAAAGGAGGATACGTTCCGAACAGGTAATTTAACAGCACCTTCTCAAAATTCGGCAGAAAATGTAGCAAAGGATGCACTAAAAGGAAAAACAGAACAAGCATTATCATCAAAGCAAGTTAATACGGAATCCAAAGTTAATTATAATGTTACGCAAAGTCGTAAATCTTATGATGGTACTACATTGGTACGTCTTCAACAAACGTATGAAGGACGTGATGTATACGGATATCAACTAACAGCACATATTAATGATGATGGTGTACTTACGAGCGTTTCGGGGGATAGTGCCCAAGATCTACAACAACAGGAAGATTTGAAACAACCTATTACTTTATCAGAAGAGGATGCAAAGAAACAGCTTTTCAACATCTATGGAAATGATCTTACATTTATTGAAGAACCAGAAATTAAACAAGTAGTATATGTAGATGAAAATACAAATAAAGCTACAAACGCATATCAAATTACTTTTAGTGCATCTACACCTGAATATGTATCTGGTACAGTATTAATTGATGCTTTTGGTGGTAATCTATTAAAAGAACTCGTTCAAAAATTAGGTATACAAGTAGATAGTAGTATTGTCCAATCTGCGACAGTAAATAAATCACAAGATCCTTCAAAATTAACAGGTACAGGAAAAGATGACTTAGGTATTAATCGTACGTTTGGAATTACGCAGCGAAGTGATGGAACGTACATGCTTGCAGATTATTCTCGTGGTAAGGGAATTGAAACATATACTGCTAATTATAAAGATTATAATAATTATAGAAGAAATGTATGGGGTTATCTCGATGATTTAGTAACAAGTAATTCTACAAATTTTACAGATCCTAAAGCAGTTAGTGCCCATTATTTAGCAACGAAAGTATATGATTTTTATCAAGAAAAATATGGCCGTAACAGCTTTGATAATAACGGACAAAAAGTAATTTCTGTCGTTCATGGTTGGAACACAAATGGTACGAATAAAGGGAATCCTAAGCAGTGGTTTAATGCATTTAGTAATGGGGCTATGCTGGTATATGGAGATCCAATTGTTAGAGCATTTGATGTGGCAGGACATGAATTTACACACGCGGTTACAAGAAATGAGTCTGGACTTGAGTACGCAGGAGAAGCTGGTGCAATTAATGAAGCGTTATCTGATATTTTAGGAGTAGCAGTTGAAAAGTATGCAAATAACGGAAAGTTCAATTGGACAATGGGAGAACAATCTGGTCGTATTTTTAGAGATATGAAAAACCCATCATCTATCTCTTCTAGATATCCGGAGGACTATAGACATTATAATAACTTACCTATTGATGCTGACCACGATCATGGTGGTGTACACACGAACTCTAGCATTATTAATAAAGTAGCTTACTTGATTGCTAGTGGTGGAAACCATAATGGAGTAAACGTACATGGCATTGGAGAAGATAAAATGTTTGATATTTTCTATTATGCAAATACGGATGAATTAAATATGACTTCTGACTTTAAAGAATTAAAAGAAGCTTGTATTCATGTAGCAACGAACTTATATGGTAAAGACTCATTAGAAGTACAAGCTGTCCAACAAGCCTTTAAAGCAGCTTATATTTAA